CCACGTCCAGTAAAGTCTCTGTGGTGCATATATGGTGTAAATCTTGCTAAAATTTGAAAGTGCGGACTTGTTTGACTTATTCTGAGTGTCCTTGCCACCCAGGGGGTCTCCACGATTGTTATGCATGGCCACCCAGCAGAAGAATGGCCACGGGTCAGAGGAGGAGGCTGAGAAGCCAGAACCAAGCCCAACAGAGAAAACcctgatggaggagaagacccAGCTGGAGGATCAGCTCAAAGACATGACAGTAAGTCAGTGTGGGCTGCAGATCAGCCTCCAGTTCAGTGGTCACCAAAGTTACACTGATCTGGTATAAATATTACCATGTCGATACCTTTTTCTGTACTTCATCTTTTGTCAAGTTACGCTGTTCTTTGTAAAGTTACTGTTCTTCACACAGCGGCACATACATTTATAATCTATCactcaaaattaaaaattaaaaaatgaggcTTGGATTCTCCAGTGGGTATGTGATTAAAATATTTGGCCCTTTTTAGCTCAAATGAGTTTTAGTCTTAGTGATAGAACACTATAGCCTTTATAAAGGGGCTTAACAAATGTAAGTGCAGTTTTTAGCCAGCAGTTTGTTTCCACCTTGTTTCCAGGAAAAGTACAAGAGGGCGTTGGCAGACACAGAGAACCTCAGGACGAGAACTCAGAAGATGATAGAGGACGCGAAATTATATGGTAAGGGCTTGTTTCCATTTAGGCTTTCAGTTTGCACCTGTGGACGTTGGATCTGCTGGTGCAAGCCACTGCCTCGATGTCATTTCAGCTGGTCCTATaccctttgttttttgttttttaacctcaCACactttgttgctgctgttgcagCCAGGTTGAAGACATGAGCACACGAACATAGCAATAGTTTAATGATATATCAGAGAAGTATTACAGAAGCTCAGAGATTCACAGGTTATACAGAGGGAAATTTGGCAacagtttaaagactttgagACTTTCTACGAGGGGAAAAAAGATTTCTCTGCTTCTGGTTTTGACAACTTCTCTTCCTTCACCAATGCTGATGTGGAGGTTTTGTCTAAATGGAGATACTTATCAGTCATGAGAATACTGCAGCACCTATTCACACCCTTGTCACTAGTATAAACCATCAATGTGTAATGCGGTGAGTAAACAGGTGCCATGTGATTCAATGTTTGTTAGGTGGTAAGGCTAAAACGATCTGCTGTTGCATGTTCCTACCACTAGATGTCAGAAGAGGTCAACTTTAGCCTTGTTAGAAAAATGATTTTCTTATGTGGTTTAATGCAGTTGTTTTTGTATAGTGACATCATATCTTTTAGATTTTGGTATATGTTGGTAGGTTATAGTTAAAATGACTCAAGAAAATGCTGAGTAGTTTGAAAATCATACAAGGTTAGAGTTGATTGTTGATAGACGTGGAAAAATGCAAGGACAATAATGATATAATTGAAGGTGTAACCTGAATAGTTATCCAACATCTTACCCTCACTAGGGATCCAGAGCTTCTGCAAGGACCTGCTGGAAGTTGCAGACATTTTAGAGAAGGCCACAGAGAGCGTGCCCAAGGAGGAGGTGACAAGCCAGAACCCTCACCTGAAGAACTTGTACGACGGCCTGGTGATGACTGAGGTCCAGATCCAGAAGGTGTTCACCAAGCACGGCCTTATCAAGCTCAACCCAGATGGCCAGAAATTTGACCCCTATGAGCATGAGGCCCTCTTCCACGCCCCTGTCGAGGGTAAAGAGCCTGGCACTGTTGCCGTAGTAACCAAAGTGGGCTACAAGCTTCATGGTCGTACCCTCAGACCAGCTTTGGTGGGTGTAGCCAAAGCTCTCTAGAACTGACACTGCAAGTCTGTAACAGAGCGGGATTAGTATTTCTTTCCTGACTGTTGGTTGACCTCAGGCTCAGCAGACTGCTCAAGGCACCCTACCAACATCTTCTCACATGTCTGTCCACACATCCCCTTCCTAGGGTGCCTCAAAGAGAAGGGGAGCCCAGCTGAACTTTGTATCTGGACGGTATCCAACAGTTTTTAACTGATACACTATGTATCgcacaggatttttttttattttttttttcattagtcaTGCAAGTTGTGATCTTTGTCTTTTGATCAAGGAACCCAGGACAGGTATTCATATACATAGTTCTCAGAACTATAAATAATAAGGAAAAGTATGAAGTGAGATCTTGAACCCCTGCTTGCAAGACTTTTTGGGCAGAGATGAGGTATAAAATATGTTCACAAAGTGGTTAATGTTGTTATCATTCCAGACTTCAGTGTAAAGTGCTCATATTAATAACCGTAATTAGAATAATAATTCAATTCATCCtgtgaaaaagtgaaagaaCAGTACAACAGGAAATGATAGAAAGGTTGACATTTGCTCTGTGCTGATAGCGGCTTTCTATCAGTGCTATCAGCCCTGTTAAAGTAATCCTGGTATTGTGGATGTGATCAGGTGGGGTAAGCCAACTTCAGCCAGTGTAACATCTCTCCCAGAGTCGTGGTGGACTGTGATGTGAGAGCTTTATCTGTCAAGAAGAAGAATTCTGTATATGGACCTTTTTGTCCAAATTGTCACTGCATCCAAATAAACTGGTGAATTTTGAAATCCTTATTGTGgtattgtttggcttttataCACATCTTTAATGGACTGCATTTTAATGAAAGATGCAGGTAGCTCATGCAACCAGTTCAGAGTCCAAAATCAGTTTACACTTGGTCCATCCATcgtccattcgcttccgcttatccttttcagggtcgcggggggcgctggagcctatcccagctgtcatagggcgagaggcggggtacaggcttggttaattaattaatttatttttcttctctcaagGATATAATTAACAGTTGTGTCCATTCTGACCAATATCTAATTCATTTATAACTCCAGAACTGACCTTAGGTTTCTGTAATACCAGAGTAAGCTTGTAAAGCTGCCTGTACTTTTTATTTGTTCCATAAACCGTAACTAAAAGATTTATATGGTTCCCAGATCTGAAAAGTAGGTCATGCAAATTCAAGGTTCAGCTACTAATTTCTCATATGATTAAATATCacttcatttttaaatgtgcaaaataaaCATTATCATCTATGCAGACATAGCAAGATGTGCTTCATTGTGGAACTGACAAGTCTCGTTCAGTCTTCCCCAGCCTCTGAGTTAGAGCCACCTTTTTGCTCATCGTGTAcatcaggggtgtcgaactccaggcctcaagggctggtgtcctgcaggttttagatatcaccctgggtcaaaataaaactttaatcaaatgattagttaattaccaggcctctggagaaatTCAAGACATactgaggaggtaatttagccatttcaatcagctgtgttggagcaagtacacatctaaaacctgcaggacaggatgattacagtaaaaaagaagaaaagagctgAAATAGGAAAACAGCTACTACTTACAACTACTTTAGAATTGCAATCCACTACTGTACTGTAAAGTAGGTTAagcttttattgttgttgtttagctAATTTTCTTTAtgaaatttatttttctttcttttcagtttagttttgttacatttttttattatttatttatttacatttttattattgttgacATGTTATTACAGTTACTCCATTCTATTCTTGCTTTCTCAAATCAAGTCTTCTTTTCCAGTGAAAGGGATCATTGAAACTTCTGTCACCTCATTTATATTCTGCCCTGGTGTGGACGTTAGGTCAGCTATACAAGTAACAAACCCTCTCTTTGTGACTCACAACAAAATTCTGGCATTTTGTGTTAGTTTTTGAAAGATCACATTTACTGACACTGAAACACCACCACTTAGAATGATAAAGTATTTGCACTTTTAATACATCTCCACAGATACTTTGTCATTTTCAACAACAAAGTAACAGAACAGCAAAACAACTCAACATAATGAGACGGGCAACAAGATTTAGGACAGCTCGACAGCATGCCACAACTAGAACCAAAGCCTCTTCTTCTTTGCGATtccaaaaactttttttttttaattacaaaaagCTATAAAAATTTCCATGACATAAAATACTGTACATTTCACAGGTCAGCATAGTTCTCCCCTCCCCTAAAATGTATCTTATAAAGATATTTACATTTGGTAATGTAAAGTCAGCAAATCCCCTTACAAAAAGTATTTTCCCAATGAGAACAAAAGCAAATTCTTCAGTTTCAATTTTTGATTGAGACTTTAATATCAAAACACACCATTTTGGAACAATCTAGAACAGTTAGTTGCACGTGCAaacctgaaaaaagaaaaagtgacaattaaagaaaaatgaCCAGATGGTTTCAGCATCACCTTCGAAAAACATTCTGGGCCAGAGGCTTAAAGAAATGCTTATTATATCCGTTTTGCAAAATCAACAGAACACTCATCTAGCGTTCAACCAGCATCTTCTGGAAACCCACTACAGCCAATGAACACATTCAAATCCAGTAGGAAGATGTTAGCTAAGGGTTACAACAATGTACAGGAGTGGACCCGAAAACAATATCCGTGACCTAAAGAAATCTGCTTGAATgaatttttcagtgttttctacATACTGTAAATAAGAGGGATTATTTCCTGCTGCAGATCAATACACATTTGGTACTCTAGCTGGTTACAGGCAGACAATGTACGTTGGACTGTTTGTGCTCATCAGTGCAACAGGCACACACTATTTGTATGATACACTGACTGATTGTCAGGGTCTTTTCATAAGACTTTGTTGACAATCAAAAAATCAGCTGTAGCATTTAGCATAATGAAGCTCCTTTGGCCACGAATGTTGTTAACATATAAGTGAAATTTAAAACCCTGCACAAATGATCCTCAAGCTCAGAGCAAAACTTTACGTTCTTAGACGCTACATCGTCATAAACAAAACGCAACGCTCCACGTTTAAAGCAACACTACAAAAACAATGCCCTGCATGACTTGCATGACTACCCTCGCTCCATCCAGGAAACTAAATTTTAGTCAgctacagaaaaagaaaagaagagaatgTGAATCTAGACATTTTCCAGCACAGGTAACACCCACACTACCTCTTGTCTTtctaatccttttgtttttaaacgtaCTCCTGCTTCAGCTGTGAGGCAACTAATGTTCAGCTTGGGTCACCAAAAAAAGcaatacaaaagaaaataatgcCACACAGTGCCACTGTTCTGCTTCTACTTTTAGCCAATGTAAAAAGTGAAGTGAAAGCATATTGATAGGCTGCACATCAGCCTTGTTGGGCAGCTGTAAATGTGGTCAGCTATAAGACTAAAAGACTATTGAACCTTAAACCTTAAGGTGCAACGTTGTGATGATGTATTAGCTCTGTGTACTCGCTCGGTAAACAGCAGTCTTGTACTTTTAAAGTCCTATCATCTGTAGTACAGCACGTGgactgtaaaatatttaaagttttgaaGCTGAACCCACACTTTCCTCAGGACAAACTAAAAGGAATACAACAGTTATTGGTGGGTTGCTGACGCAGTCAATCAAATCGCTCCACTTACATTTTCTACAACATAGAAGGATGAAAGaaaatattctttttaaatatagaaaatatttCACGCTGAGATTTTAGGggctttaaaacaaatataagCCATACAtaattttaacttaaatttaaaaaaaaaaaatatttaagtagGACCTTTTAAAATTAGCtatcaaacaaaaatacattccGAGTTGGACTTTTTACAGGTTAAAAATAAGCCTGgcagtgccctctggtggacagaGTGTGACTGGCGCTGACTATGATCTCTTCTTTGGCATTTCTTGTCATTTATTGGTCAAACCTGCGGTGACACTGCTGATATTAGCATTAGTGGATTTTTAAGAGTCATGTTTAGGAATAAGAAAAGATTCCAATATTGATATACTGGtcaatatttgtttaatataaatatacacatatatattcttttttaatgttagttacattaaaaaagggaCAATAATGGGTgtcgttttttgttttgtttcactttaattATCCAGCAATGCATTTCTCAAACTAGTTTCTACTCTGCTACATGTACTGAGAGTATTGTATGGAATGGAAGTTGGAGCACACTCTCCTGCAAAAACTCTAAATTAAATTTCTAAATTACCCCAACGCCTTTTTCTGCATCAGTTTTTTGGTAAAAATTTTTTGGGGGAAGATATACAGCAATACTAAGACATGTGTAATAGGCTGACATCAGCAGATGATCAGCCACCTGCAGCAGGTCAAGCTCTAGCTGATCTAAGTAAGCAGTGATAGGCTAGCAATGATATCAACCGGAAGGTATGGATAGGAATGAAGTCGAAGGGACCTGTGGAAACTCATCTTTTTGTATTCATTACTGTACTCAACATttggtgcaaactgcaaactcTGATAGGCCGATAATGACAGTAAAGTTCAGCGAGCCCATATATCAGTCCTGCTCTAACTAATATCATGCTATCTAATTAAGTTTGCCCTAAAACCAGCCAGGTTATGGGCAAACCCTGGTTTTTGGagcttttttctttgtgttttttttccaatcaCCTTATTTTGCAGCCACCAATGGGGTAAGAGTTTATCATAAAATCACATTTTGTTATTTACCCTTCTTTTCAGCAAGAAGGTTATTTGCCCTGTCGCCGGTTGCATTCATTACATTATTTCTACCTTCAGTGTACCTGCTGTAACAACACCAAAACAGCTCTGCAATACCTGCAACTGTTAACACTGCAGTTATTATTTTGTCAAAACATTTAGAATAGAAAGTACTGtaacccacacagctgtattaATCCCCTGTTCCTTtccaaatgcaaaaatataggCAGTTTTGTTCCTTGCCCTtgtatgaaaatatttttttctccagttgGGCATCTTATTTCTTTTCAACTTACATATTTACAAGGTcactcctgaaaaaaaaaaaatggtgaaaaCCAGTAGTTTTTCCTGCCTCCAGCGCTTATAGCTTATCTGTTTATAATTTCCTGAGCAACGATGGAGTGCTAAGAGGTGTCTCGAGATATCCAGCCACTTTCTGTAAGGAAGGTGAGAATGCGCTTCTTAAGAACCTTGTCCAGGTAGCTGGGCATTCGGCTCTTGGCGGGAATGCCCTGCCTTTTCTGCAGGTGAtctttgatgatgatggttTTGACAGTCAGGTAGCGTGCCGGGCTGAGATTGAGAGAGTTGCACAGCACCTTCTCCCTGTCTGACAGCAGCTCGAAGCCCGTCAGATTCTCAATGGCAGCAAACTCACCATCTTTGCCCTCTTCTTTGATCCCACCTCCAACCCCTAGTCCTCCAGCAACGCCTCCTCCAGCTCCACCCCCGAGTCCCATCCCAGAACCAAGCCCTCCTCCTCCCGAGCTGCCTCGCTTTGAGGTGACCACACTTTTGTTCTCTTTGCGTTTCTCCCGTTTGTGGCGTGCTGCTTCGTATTCCGCTGACTCCTCCAGGCGTGTGATGCCGTTTCGGCGGTAACGCTGCAGCTCGCGCACCTTGGCCCTCAGCACTCGCTCTTTATGCATGTTCTCAAAGAACTCTTCAAACTCCCGATGGGCCATGAACTGGCAAAGCGCCCGCAGCCTCACCCGCTGCTCCTTCTCTTCCttggtgatttttcttttaggtGTACTTGGGAGAGGACCAGCTCCCGATGCCGTCATGGATCCTGATCCGACTGCACCACCACCAGCCCCTGTCCCACTCACGCCAGCTGCACTTCCTACGACTCCCAACATCCCTGTTTTGTCCTTCTCCTTGTCCTTCTTGTCTCGGCCCAAAAATGAAGGCACCAGGTTGTAGTCACGAGCGATGTTCTTACGCCGCTGGCGTTCTCTGAGCTTACGCACATACATGTCCACATGGGCGCGCTTCATTTCAATTTCCACGTCCTCATCATCATAGTTGACACACAGTCCGCTGATGAGCTTCTCCGCGTCCTGGTCATACTCAATCTCATAGTCGTCACGTAGTGGCATGTAGCCCAGCTGCTGTTGCTCAACCAAGCTGATATCCAGCGGAGGGAGCGGAGTGGTCAGGCTGGGTGACAGGGGCCCCCCACTCGGGCAGGTGTGATCGGTCACCCGGTTTGGAATACTGTCAGGGATACAGGCCTTCCCCAGGTTTCCATGGATGTACATGGTGACATAATGTTCCATGACTTCCTGAGGAGTCCGGGATGCTCCGACATGATCGGCCATGTCCTCCTGAAAGGCCACAAAAAAGAAGTTGTTACTAAGAGGACACCTACACCATTTCTGATCACTGATATTCATATTTTATGCTTTTCAATTTtggattgtttttaaaattaaacaagTTAA
The sequence above is a segment of the Oreochromis aureus strain Israel breed Guangdong linkage group 3, ZZ_aureus, whole genome shotgun sequence genome. Coding sequences within it:
- the grpel1 gene encoding grpE protein homolog 1, mitochondrial; translated protein: MASWCVRAVRQSYSFVASPALTRGSPRLLCMATQQKNGHGSEEEAEKPEPSPTEKTLMEEKTQLEDQLKDMTEKYKRALADTENLRTRTQKMIEDAKLYGIQSFCKDLLEVADILEKATESVPKEEVTSQNPHLKNLYDGLVMTEVQIQKVFTKHGLIKLNPDGQKFDPYEHEALFHAPVEGKEPGTVAVVTKVGYKLHGRTLRPALVGVAKAL
- the tada2b gene encoding transcriptional adapter 2-beta; translated protein: MADLGKKYCVNCLADVTNLRLRCTECPDIELCPECFSAGAEIGNHRRWHGYQQVDGGRFSLWGPEAEGGWTSREEQSLLDAIEQYGFGNWEDMADHVGASRTPQEVMEHYVTMYIHGNLGKACIPDSIPNRVTDHTCPSGGPLSPSLTTPLPPLDISLVEQQQLGYMPLRDDYEIEYDQDAEKLISGLCVNYDDEDVEIEMKRAHVDMYVRKLRERQRRKNIARDYNLVPSFLGRDKKDKEKDKTGMLGVVGSAAGVSGTGAGGGAVGSGSMTASGAGPLPSTPKRKITKEEKEQRVRLRALCQFMAHREFEEFFENMHKERVLRAKVRELQRYRRNGITRLEESAEYEAARHKREKRKENKSVVTSKRGSSGGGGLGSGMGLGGGAGGGVAGGLGVGGGIKEEGKDGEFAAIENLTGFELLSDREKVLCNSLNLSPARYLTVKTIIIKDHLQKRQGIPAKSRMPSYLDKVLKKRILTFLTESGWISRDTS